A segment of the Ramlibacter agri genome:
GACGCCGGCCTCGCCCATCGCGCCCAGGCCATACAGCATGGCGCGGCCGATGTAGACGCCGCGCGCGCCCAGGGCCACGGCCTTCAGCACGTGCTGGCCCGAGCGGATGCCACCGTCCATGTGCACCTCGATCCGGTCGCCCACCGCGTCGGCGATGGCGGGCAGGGCGGAGATGGAGGAGGGCGCGCCATCGAGCTGGCGGCCGCCGTGGTTGGAGAC
Coding sequences within it:
- a CDS encoding alpha-hydroxy acid oxidase; the encoded protein is VSNHGGRQLDGAPSSISALPAIADAVGDRIEVHMDGGIRSGQHVLKAVALGARGVYIGRAMLYGLGAMGEAGVDKALAIIRNELDLSMAFCGRTDIGTVDRSILLSGTF